In Polaromonas sp. JS666, one genomic interval encodes:
- a CDS encoding response regulator: MSDLQVPVRVFLADDSALIRSRVAAMLGVNEMTIVGQAETPQGSIDGILATAPDVVVLDVQLDGGSGLQVLRAVRQAAPEIAFVVFSNNAGPAYRKRYLREGAARFLDKSTESDQLAQAVARASQHPAH; this comes from the coding sequence ATGTCTGATCTCCAAGTTCCCGTCAGGGTTTTTCTGGCCGACGACTCGGCCCTGATCCGCAGTCGTGTGGCCGCGATGCTCGGCGTCAATGAGATGACCATCGTCGGTCAGGCTGAGACGCCGCAGGGATCAATCGACGGCATTCTGGCCACGGCGCCCGATGTGGTGGTGCTCGACGTCCAGCTGGACGGTGGTTCGGGCCTGCAGGTATTGCGCGCCGTGCGTCAGGCCGCGCCCGAAATCGCTTTCGTCGTCTTCAGCAACAACGCGGGCCCGGCCTACCGCAAGCGCTACCTGCGGGAGGGCGCTGCCCGCTTCCTCGACAAAAGCACCGAATCCGATCAACTTGCCCAGGCTGTTGCGAGAGCATCGCAACACCCTGCGCATTGA
- the fnr gene encoding fumarate/nitrate reduction transcriptional regulator Fnr, producing the protein MSTATLIRTQERTQERTQETPASDLRVIPIRQAMGDAQVAPLGTPCSSCHLCDLCLPCGMTDGDVECLDSLTFGRRKVKAGQTLFDEGDHFQFMYAVRSGTFKSSLMLADGREQISGFHMAGELIGLDGVAYGKHASTATALEDTEVCVIPYAQLTRLATGNASMQNMVSRLMSREIIREHSLMLLLGSMNAEERLAAFLLNLSQRLKARGYSASEFHLRMTRAEIGSYLGMKLETVSRTFSAFQQQGLLEVDKRHIRIVNLDGLTRVFEMHLH; encoded by the coding sequence ATGTCAACCGCCACACTCATACGCACACAGGAGCGCACACAAGAGCGTACGCAGGAAACACCCGCCAGCGACCTGCGGGTCATTCCGATTCGACAGGCCATGGGGGATGCGCAGGTCGCGCCTTTGGGGACACCCTGCTCCAGCTGCCACCTGTGCGATCTGTGCCTGCCCTGCGGCATGACAGACGGCGACGTGGAGTGCCTGGACAGCCTGACGTTCGGGCGTCGCAAGGTCAAGGCCGGCCAGACGCTCTTTGACGAGGGCGACCACTTTCAATTCATGTATGCCGTGCGCAGCGGCACCTTCAAGTCCAGCCTGATGCTGGCCGACGGCCGCGAGCAGATCAGTGGCTTCCACATGGCCGGTGAGCTGATTGGCCTGGACGGCGTGGCCTATGGCAAGCATGCCAGCACCGCTACGGCGCTGGAGGATACCGAGGTCTGCGTCATTCCCTATGCGCAACTGACCCGGCTGGCCACCGGCAACGCCAGCATGCAGAACATGGTCAGTCGCCTGATGAGCCGCGAGATCATCCGGGAACACAGCCTGATGCTGTTGCTGGGCAGCATGAACGCCGAGGAACGGCTGGCGGCGTTTCTGCTGAACCTGTCGCAGCGCCTGAAGGCCCGCGGCTACTCGGCCAGCGAATTTCACCTGAGGATGACGCGCGCCGAAATCGGTAGCTACCTGGGCATGAAACTGGAAACCGTCAGCCGCACATTCTCGGCCTTCCAGCAGCAGGGTTTGCTTGAAGTCGACAAGCGCCACATCCGCATCGTCAACCTGGACGGCCTGACGCGGGTCTTCGAGATGCACCTGCACTGA
- a CDS encoding DnaJ C-terminal domain-containing protein, which translates to MKYKDYYAALGVPRDADTEQIKKAYRKLARQHHPDVSKAPDTEARFKEVAEAYATLKDPEKRAAYDELGRRPAGEEFAPPPQWSHEYASDGQSFEDIDLADLLAALGRGHRGSRHGPVPMHGRDYETVVRISLEEAHRGTRLNLDLAHEAGGSRTLEVTIPPGVSEGQKLRLRGKGGKGSHGGADGDIYLHITLVPHPVFRADHHDLYFDLALAPWEAALGADVEVPTLDEPVMLTVPPGTRSGRKLRLRGRGLANGRSGRGHLYAVTHVDVPATLTGRERELFQELARTSHFNPRRRGQGEPT; encoded by the coding sequence ATGAAATACAAGGACTATTACGCCGCGCTGGGTGTGCCACGGGACGCCGACACCGAACAGATCAAGAAGGCCTACCGCAAGCTGGCGCGCCAGCACCACCCGGACGTCTCCAAGGCGCCCGATACCGAAGCCCGGTTCAAGGAGGTGGCCGAGGCCTACGCGACGCTGAAGGACCCCGAGAAGCGCGCCGCGTACGACGAGCTCGGTCGCCGCCCGGCCGGTGAAGAGTTTGCGCCGCCACCGCAGTGGAGCCATGAGTACGCCTCGGACGGGCAGTCGTTCGAGGACATCGACCTGGCCGACCTGCTGGCCGCGCTGGGCCGCGGGCACCGTGGTTCGCGGCACGGCCCGGTGCCCATGCATGGGCGCGACTATGAGACGGTCGTGCGCATCAGCCTGGAAGAGGCGCACCGGGGCACCCGGCTCAACCTGGATCTGGCGCACGAGGCGGGCGGCTCGCGTACCCTGGAAGTCACCATTCCGCCGGGGGTGAGTGAAGGCCAGAAGCTGCGCTTGCGCGGCAAGGGTGGCAAGGGCAGCCATGGCGGCGCCGACGGCGATATCTATTTGCACATTACGCTGGTACCGCATCCGGTGTTTCGCGCCGACCACCACGACCTGTACTTCGATCTGGCGCTTGCGCCGTGGGAGGCGGCGCTGGGCGCTGACGTGGAAGTGCCCACGCTGGACGAGCCGGTGATGCTCACGGTGCCGCCGGGCACGCGCTCGGGGCGCAAGCTGCGCCTGCGCGGGCGCGGCCTGGCCAACGGCCGCAGCGGGCGCGGTCATCTGTATGCCGTCACGCATGTTGACGTGCCCGCCACCCTGACCGGGCGGGAGCGCGAGCTGTTCCAGGAACTGGCGCGCACCTCGCACTTCAACCCACGCCGTCGTGGTCAAGGAGAACCGACATGA
- a CDS encoding chaperone modulator CbpM, whose translation MKPQPLEYTWLDARETVTVSDLSRACGLSAAELDELVEYGALQPLEQHRAERLFSAEYVMPLRSVGRLRLDFDLDLFTVALLFGYLNRIEALERQVQSLQAQLPGYELSTGEGADT comes from the coding sequence ATGAAACCACAGCCGCTTGAATACACCTGGCTGGACGCCCGCGAAACCGTGACCGTCTCCGACTTGTCCCGGGCCTGCGGTCTGAGCGCGGCCGAACTTGACGAACTGGTGGAATACGGCGCGCTGCAGCCGCTGGAGCAGCACCGGGCGGAGCGCCTCTTCAGCGCCGAATACGTCATGCCGCTGCGCAGCGTCGGCAGGCTGCGACTGGACTTCGACCTGGACCTGTTTACCGTGGCGCTGCTCTTCGGTTACCTCAATCGCATTGAGGCGCTGGAGCGCCAGGTGCAGTCGCTGCAGGCCCAGTTGCCCGGGTATGAGCTGTCCACCGGGGAGGGCGCAGACACATGA
- a CDS encoding DUF5676 family membrane protein has protein sequence MMNPTTLPPLRTGIALAITVGVFYALCALAWALAPGPFLGLMNNLFHGMDFSPLVQQRPFAWAGFLVVLFVLGAWALLAGAFFAWVLNRLTR, from the coding sequence ATGATGAACCCGACAACCCTGCCGCCCCTTCGCACGGGCATTGCGCTGGCCATCACCGTCGGGGTGTTTTATGCCCTGTGCGCACTGGCCTGGGCGCTGGCACCCGGCCCGTTCCTGGGGCTCATGAACAACCTGTTCCACGGCATGGACTTCAGCCCGCTGGTGCAACAGCGGCCATTCGCCTGGGCCGGATTCCTGGTGGTGCTTTTCGTGCTCGGCGCGTGGGCCCTGCTTGCCGGGGCATTCTTCGCCTGGGTGCTCAACCGCCTGACGCGTTGA
- a CDS encoding DUF2933 domain-containing protein: MNHDQNLDRHDVEPGGFWRSRYALGLLVLGAIAAYFLLREHRAHVFGALPYLLLLACPLMHLFMHHGHGHHHGDHRPGAGPGRPGRPDQPDPGEPS, from the coding sequence ATGAACCACGACCAGAACCTTGACCGGCATGACGTTGAGCCCGGGGGCTTCTGGCGTTCGCGCTACGCCCTCGGCCTGCTCGTGCTGGGCGCCATTGCCGCGTATTTCCTGCTCAGAGAACACCGTGCCCACGTGTTCGGGGCGCTGCCGTATTTGCTGCTGCTGGCCTGCCCGCTGATGCACCTCTTCATGCATCACGGGCATGGCCATCACCATGGCGATCACCGGCCCGGAGCCGGGCCGGGAAGGCCAGGCCGGCCGGATCAGCCAGACCCGGGAGAACCATCATGA
- a CDS encoding methyltransferase family protein has product MSHDQPAYGLWLLVILNSAVFILFAFSFFKPATARDWRSFGAFSAFIVALFVEMYGFPLTLYLLSGWLQTRYPGLDILSHDTGHLWSTLLGAKGDPHFGPLHIASYVFLGGGFWLLSSAWNVLYHAQRSGALATTGPYARIRHPQYLAFVLIMLGFLFQWPTVLTLVMFPILLAMYGRLAITEEAEMRAQFGDAYERYARRTPRFLPRWGHVSSAG; this is encoded by the coding sequence ATGAGCCACGATCAACCGGCCTACGGGCTGTGGCTGCTGGTCATCCTCAACTCGGCCGTCTTCATCCTGTTTGCCTTCAGCTTCTTCAAGCCGGCCACGGCGCGCGACTGGCGAAGCTTCGGGGCATTCTCCGCCTTCATCGTGGCCCTGTTTGTCGAGATGTACGGATTCCCGCTGACCCTTTACTTGCTGTCGGGGTGGCTCCAGACCCGGTATCCGGGGCTGGACATCCTGTCCCATGACACCGGTCACCTGTGGTCGACGCTGCTGGGCGCCAAAGGTGATCCGCACTTCGGACCGCTGCACATCGCCAGCTATGTCTTCCTCGGCGGCGGCTTCTGGCTGCTGTCCAGCGCGTGGAACGTGCTCTACCACGCCCAGCGTAGCGGCGCACTGGCGACCACCGGCCCGTACGCGCGGATCCGACATCCACAGTACCTTGCCTTTGTGTTGATCATGCTGGGCTTTCTGTTTCAGTGGCCTACCGTGCTCACGCTGGTGATGTTTCCGATTCTGCTCGCCATGTACGGGCGTCTGGCGATCACTGAAGAAGCGGAAATGCGTGCGCAATTCGGCGACGCCTATGAACGCTACGCCCGGCGCACACCCCGGTTCCTCCCCCGCTGGGGTCATGTTTCAAGCGCAGGCTAG
- a CDS encoding SHOCT domain-containing protein: protein MSYVPYGYMMGMHALWWFFWIAAVIAVVIALVFRDRGSPPGYREPPRETPHEVLRRRLANGEISAEEYEKRKVILDQDS from the coding sequence ATGTCTTACGTCCCTTACGGCTACATGATGGGCATGCACGCCCTGTGGTGGTTTTTCTGGATTGCGGCGGTGATTGCCGTGGTGATCGCCCTGGTCTTCCGGGATCGGGGGAGCCCCCCCGGATACCGGGAGCCACCGCGTGAGACGCCCCACGAGGTGTTGCGCCGCCGCCTGGCGAACGGCGAAATCAGCGCGGAGGAATACGAAAAACGCAAGGTGATTCTGGATCAGGATAGCTAG
- a CDS encoding heavy metal translocating P-type ATPase: MPVTERSAHWHEHEGRRYYFCSAHCKNKFGADPGRFVTPEPALAPESAAPAGTIYTCPMHSEIRQDHPGNCPKCGMTLEPLLPELEDGENAELVDFQRRFWWTLPLTGVVTLMAMFGHRLNWFDMATQSWLELVLSLPIVLWAGWPFFQRGWQSVVNRSPNMWTLIGLGTGAAFVYSVVATVAPQVFPASFVSMGRVAVYFEAAAVIISLTLLGQVLELKARSQTSAAIRSLLGLAPKTARRIRADGSEEDVPLNHVHVGDMLRVRPGEKVPVDGVVVEGGSSVDESMLTGEPMPVTKRVGDKVIGATLNTSGAMVMRSERVGAATMLAQIVQLVAQAQRSKAPMQRMADVVAGYFVVSVVAVALLTFFGWGLFGPEPRWVFGLINAVAVLIIACPCALGLATPMSIMVATGLGATRGVLFRDAAAIENLRKIDTLIIDKTGTLTEGRPRFDRAIPAPGFEADEVLRLAASLDQGSEHPLADAIVAAARERGMTLDKVENFESGSGIGVRGQVAGHQLALGNTTLMQQMGIPVDSLMPQAEALRAEGASVMHLAADGRLIGLLAVSDPIKSSTPEALATLKAAGLRIVMATGDGLTTAKSVGARLGIDEVHGEVKPADKLRLVERLQKEGRVVAMAGDGINDAPALAQADVGVAMGTGTDVAMNSAQVTLVKGDLRGIAIARSLSEATVGNMKQNLMFAFLYNAAGIPIAAGVLYPLTGWLLSPMIAALAMSFSSVSVIGNALRLRRSRL, encoded by the coding sequence ATGCCTGTTACCGAACGGTCCGCGCATTGGCACGAGCATGAAGGCCGGCGCTATTACTTCTGCAGCGCGCATTGCAAGAACAAGTTCGGTGCAGACCCGGGGCGATTCGTCACCCCGGAGCCGGCGCTTGCGCCAGAGTCGGCAGCGCCCGCCGGCACGATTTACACCTGCCCGATGCATTCGGAGATACGCCAGGACCATCCCGGCAATTGCCCCAAGTGCGGCATGACGCTCGAACCCCTGCTGCCCGAGCTCGAAGATGGCGAGAATGCGGAGCTGGTCGATTTCCAGCGGCGCTTCTGGTGGACGCTGCCGCTGACCGGGGTCGTGACGCTGATGGCGATGTTTGGCCACAGGCTGAACTGGTTTGACATGGCTACGCAAAGCTGGCTCGAGTTGGTCCTGTCCCTGCCTATCGTGCTGTGGGCCGGCTGGCCGTTCTTCCAGCGTGGCTGGCAGTCGGTGGTGAATCGCAGCCCCAACATGTGGACGTTGATCGGCCTGGGCACCGGTGCCGCCTTCGTCTACAGCGTGGTCGCGACCGTCGCACCCCAGGTGTTTCCGGCCTCGTTCGTGTCCATGGGGCGGGTCGCCGTGTATTTTGAAGCGGCTGCCGTGATCATCTCGCTGACGTTGCTGGGCCAGGTGCTGGAGCTCAAGGCCCGCTCGCAAACCTCGGCCGCGATCAGGTCCCTGCTCGGGCTGGCACCCAAGACCGCCCGGCGCATCCGGGCCGACGGGAGCGAGGAGGATGTGCCTTTGAATCACGTCCATGTGGGCGACATGTTGCGCGTTCGACCCGGCGAGAAAGTGCCTGTCGATGGCGTGGTGGTCGAAGGCGGCAGTTCGGTGGACGAGTCGATGCTTACCGGCGAGCCGATGCCGGTCACCAAGCGTGTCGGTGACAAGGTCATCGGCGCAACGCTCAACACCAGTGGGGCCATGGTGATGCGGTCTGAGCGGGTGGGCGCGGCCACCATGCTGGCGCAAATCGTCCAGCTGGTCGCGCAGGCCCAGCGCTCAAAAGCCCCGATGCAGCGCATGGCCGACGTGGTGGCCGGCTATTTTGTGGTCTCCGTGGTGGCGGTTGCACTGCTGACGTTCTTCGGCTGGGGGCTGTTCGGGCCCGAGCCGCGCTGGGTCTTCGGCCTGATCAACGCCGTCGCGGTGTTGATCATCGCCTGTCCGTGCGCCCTGGGTCTGGCCACGCCGATGTCCATCATGGTGGCCACGGGTCTTGGCGCGACGCGGGGCGTGCTGTTCCGCGATGCGGCGGCCATCGAGAACCTGCGCAAGATCGACACGCTCATCATCGACAAGACCGGCACCCTGACCGAGGGACGCCCGCGGTTCGACCGCGCCATTCCGGCCCCAGGGTTTGAAGCCGACGAGGTGTTGCGCCTCGCGGCGAGCCTGGATCAGGGCAGCGAGCACCCGCTGGCGGACGCCATCGTGGCTGCGGCCCGCGAGCGTGGCATGACGTTGGACAAGGTGGAAAACTTTGAATCCGGCTCCGGCATCGGCGTGCGCGGACAGGTGGCAGGGCATCAACTGGCGCTCGGCAATACCACCCTGATGCAGCAGATGGGCATCCCGGTTGATAGCCTGATGCCGCAGGCCGAGGCCCTGCGGGCAGAAGGCGCCAGCGTGATGCACTTGGCCGCCGATGGACGCCTGATCGGTCTGCTGGCTGTTTCCGATCCGATCAAGTCCAGCACGCCCGAGGCGCTGGCAACGCTGAAAGCGGCCGGCCTGCGTATCGTGATGGCGACCGGCGACGGCCTGACCACGGCCAAATCTGTCGGCGCGCGCCTGGGTATTGACGAGGTGCATGGCGAGGTCAAGCCGGCCGACAAATTGCGGCTGGTCGAGCGCCTGCAGAAGGAAGGCCGCGTGGTGGCGATGGCCGGGGACGGCATCAACGATGCGCCCGCGCTGGCCCAGGCGGATGTCGGTGTGGCCATGGGCACCGGCACCGACGTGGCGATGAACAGCGCGCAGGTCACGCTGGTCAAGGGTGATTTGCGCGGGATCGCCATCGCGCGTTCGCTGTCGGAAGCCACGGTGGGCAACATGAAGCAGAACCTGATGTTCGCCTTCCTGTACAACGCGGCGGGCATTCCCATCGCTGCCGGTGTGCTGTACCCGCTGACCGGCTGGCTGCTGTCGCCGATGATCGCCGCGCTGGCCATGAGCTTCAGCTCGGTGTCGGTGATCGGCAACGCGCTGCGCCTGCGGCGGAGCCGGTTGTGA
- a CDS encoding SRPBCC family protein, with amino-acid sequence MSPRFQFHREATAGIAASPQDLFAFLDDHRRLAAHMEKPSLMMAGAIMKITTDSQQGQAVGSWIRMEGRVLGIALSVEEVVRDYKPPVLKTWETRGEPHLLLIGPYRMGFELAPREGKTQLRVWIDYNLPSGLPGRWLGRLLGTVYADWCVTRMVRDPANVF; translated from the coding sequence GTGAGTCCACGTTTTCAGTTCCATCGGGAGGCAACAGCCGGTATTGCGGCCAGCCCCCAGGACCTGTTTGCCTTTCTGGATGATCACAGGCGGCTGGCGGCGCACATGGAAAAGCCGTCGCTGATGATGGCTGGCGCAATCATGAAAATCACGACCGACAGTCAGCAGGGCCAGGCCGTCGGCTCATGGATACGCATGGAAGGACGGGTCTTGGGCATTGCGCTAAGCGTTGAAGAGGTGGTGAGAGACTACAAACCCCCTGTCCTGAAAACCTGGGAAACCCGGGGCGAACCGCACTTGCTGCTGATCGGCCCGTACCGGATGGGTTTTGAACTGGCGCCCAGGGAAGGGAAGACCCAGCTGCGCGTCTGGATCGACTACAACCTTCCGTCCGGTTTGCCCGGACGCTGGCTCGGCAGACTGCTGGGCACTGTTTACGCGGACTGGTGCGTGACGCGCATGGTCAGGGATCCGGCGAATGTTTTTTGA
- a CDS encoding cytochrome D1 domain-containing protein, translating into MVARKNLWWLAVLQAGLLVWASAAPAADKVYVANERADTISVLDAASFRVVASVRVGRMPHNVQVSPDGQTVWVTNNGEPGRAADAPAHQGMDPGAHDAMVKAGAVWAIDTRSDTVVAKVPVGLHPAHVVLTPDGRFAYVTNGGDNTVSVVDTAARRVVETIPVGEYPHGIRISPDGSQAYVANLKDGTVSVIDTTSKLEMLRIPVGKGPAQVGFTPDGRLAFVSLSEENAVAVIDPVARKVTRKIVVGAVPIQLYATPDSRTLLVANQGTRQKPGKTLSMIDLQSLTVAKTVETGAGAHGVVIDRDGRYAYVTNTWANSVSVLDVKDRKVVATVRVGKGPNGISVAP; encoded by the coding sequence ATGGTCGCAAGAAAGAATCTGTGGTGGTTGGCGGTGCTGCAGGCCGGGCTGCTGGTTTGGGCGAGCGCTGCGCCGGCCGCCGACAAGGTGTATGTGGCGAACGAGCGGGCTGACACGATCAGTGTGCTGGATGCCGCGTCGTTCAGGGTGGTGGCAAGCGTGCGCGTTGGCAGGATGCCGCATAACGTGCAGGTGTCGCCCGATGGCCAGACCGTTTGGGTGACCAACAATGGCGAACCCGGCCGGGCGGCCGACGCCCCGGCGCACCAGGGCATGGACCCGGGCGCACACGATGCGATGGTGAAGGCCGGGGCCGTCTGGGCCATAGACACGCGCAGCGATACGGTCGTTGCGAAGGTGCCGGTGGGCCTGCACCCGGCCCACGTCGTGCTGACGCCGGACGGCCGCTTCGCCTATGTGACCAACGGGGGCGACAACACGGTGAGTGTGGTGGATACCGCGGCGCGGCGGGTGGTGGAGACGATTCCGGTGGGCGAGTATCCGCACGGTATTCGAATCAGCCCGGATGGCAGTCAGGCCTACGTTGCCAACCTGAAGGACGGAACGGTGTCGGTGATTGATACCACCAGCAAGTTGGAGATGCTGAGAATTCCGGTAGGCAAGGGTCCGGCCCAGGTCGGTTTCACGCCGGACGGTCGTCTCGCCTTCGTCTCGCTGTCGGAAGAAAATGCGGTCGCCGTCATCGACCCGGTCGCGCGCAAGGTCACCCGCAAGATAGTGGTGGGTGCGGTTCCCATTCAGCTCTACGCGACGCCGGACTCCCGCACGTTGCTGGTGGCCAATCAGGGCACGCGCCAGAAGCCCGGCAAGACCCTCAGCATGATCGACCTCCAGAGCCTGACCGTCGCGAAGACCGTCGAGACCGGCGCCGGCGCCCATGGCGTGGTGATAGACCGTGACGGCCGCTATGCCTACGTCACGAATACCTGGGCCAATTCAGTGTCCGTGCTTGACGTGAAGGACCGCAAGGTCGTTGCAACGGTTCGCGTGGGCAAGGGGCCCAACGGGATCAGCGTGGCGCCCTGA
- a CDS encoding MgtC/SapB family protein has protein sequence MTNGILPLELFSASITSTVSALAAALAAGAVVGLERGWRERERAEGSRVAGLRTFSLFGLLGGVLGVLSETLGPWPLAMGLAGLSLLGAVSYRENVRAHGSLSATTAIAALLTYSLGALAGTGHPAIAVGTAVVIAVLLDLKPTLHRWLRLMEHSELSAALQLLVLSVVILPLLPDAGYGPYAALNPYRLWWAVVLIAGMSLCGHVAMRFTGPQRGIFWTGLLGGLASSTAATLMLARRARAEPALTDAAAAGTLAACGMMFLRMTVIVFTLQPALGRPLGVPMVAAGAALLGLAAWQRKRGTSGAVASEGDPIAPFGLSTALGFGAFLGLMAVLTQASQAWLGNPGLYALATLSGLADVDAIIISVMKMQAAGSLAVTTTVVAVGLATAANMVAKACIAAVIGGMPLGRPVAAGYGLSIAAGSVAAALMTLG, from the coding sequence ATGACCAACGGGATCCTTCCCCTGGAACTTTTTTCCGCCTCCATCACGTCCACCGTGTCAGCGCTGGCCGCGGCACTGGCCGCCGGCGCTGTGGTCGGCCTTGAGCGCGGCTGGCGCGAGCGCGAGCGCGCCGAAGGCAGCCGCGTTGCGGGACTGCGGACGTTCTCGCTGTTTGGCCTGCTGGGTGGCGTGCTCGGCGTCCTGAGCGAGACCCTGGGCCCGTGGCCATTGGCCATGGGGCTCGCCGGCCTGTCCCTCCTGGGGGCAGTGTCCTATCGCGAGAACGTTCGTGCCCATGGCAGCCTGAGCGCAACCACCGCCATCGCCGCGCTGCTGACGTACTCGCTCGGTGCGCTGGCCGGCACAGGCCATCCCGCCATCGCGGTCGGCACGGCAGTCGTCATCGCGGTGCTGCTCGATCTCAAGCCCACGCTGCACCGCTGGCTGCGACTCATGGAACACAGCGAACTCAGCGCGGCGCTGCAGCTGCTCGTGCTGTCGGTCGTCATCCTGCCGCTGCTGCCGGACGCCGGCTACGGCCCCTATGCCGCGCTGAACCCTTATCGTCTGTGGTGGGCGGTGGTCCTGATTGCCGGCATGTCCCTGTGCGGCCATGTCGCCATGCGGTTCACCGGCCCCCAGCGCGGCATCTTCTGGACCGGCTTGCTCGGGGGCCTGGCCTCCTCGACCGCAGCCACGCTCATGCTCGCCCGGCGTGCCCGGGCGGAACCGGCGCTCACCGATGCCGCGGCGGCCGGCACTTTGGCCGCCTGCGGCATGATGTTCCTGCGCATGACGGTGATCGTGTTCACGCTTCAGCCTGCGCTCGGGCGGCCGCTCGGGGTTCCCATGGTGGCTGCAGGCGCCGCCCTTCTCGGCCTGGCCGCGTGGCAGCGAAAGCGCGGCACGTCTGGCGCTGTCGCGTCGGAGGGCGATCCTATCGCGCCCTTCGGCCTGAGCACAGCGCTCGGCTTCGGCGCGTTTCTCGGCCTGATGGCGGTCCTGACCCAGGCCAGCCAGGCGTGGCTGGGCAACCCCGGCCTGTATGCGCTGGCCACACTGTCGGGGCTGGCCGATGTCGACGCCATCATCATCAGCGTGATGAAAATGCAGGCGGCAGGCAGCCTGGCAGTGACCACCACCGTGGTCGCCGTGGGCCTCGCGACCGCGGCCAACATGGTGGCGAAGGCCTGCATTGCCGCGGTGATCGGCGGGATGCCGCTCGGTCGCCCTGTCGCCGCCGGTTATGGCCTGTCGATTGCTGCCGGCTCGGTGGCCGCAGCCCTCATGACGCTGGGGTAA
- a CDS encoding efflux RND transporter periplasmic adaptor subunit, which produces MRLPFTLPRWVWLTAAGVAVLLAFGWVATASGPLAPIKVTVTQVATGTVAPSLFGIGTVEARRAYLIGPTTAGRVKRVLVDVGDRVRAGQLLAEMDPVDLDARVGSSAAAAARAQSAVATAQAQVRDAQSRQALAAGEARRYIDLGKQNFISPSVVEGKLQQQQSADAQLVAARSVQTSARQDVSRLEAEREGARQQRGNIRLEAPIDGVVTSRDAEPGSTVVAGQAVLKLIDPASLWVTTRLDQSRSAGLHEGLPAEITLRSSAQGSVPGKVVRLELVSDSVTEERIARVTFERLPAGVSTGEMAEVIVRLPPVRDALLIPNAALRQRGARAGVWLHDDGKLRFVSVKTGAEGPDGMVQIIDGLKAGNEVVVYSGRELEAGSRIKVVPSLVEAAK; this is translated from the coding sequence ATGAGGCTGCCCTTCACCTTGCCCAGATGGGTCTGGTTGACAGCTGCCGGGGTGGCGGTGCTACTGGCCTTCGGCTGGGTGGCCACGGCAAGTGGGCCGCTCGCGCCGATCAAGGTGACTGTGACCCAGGTGGCCACGGGGACGGTGGCGCCGTCGCTGTTCGGCATTGGCACGGTCGAGGCGAGACGCGCGTATCTCATTGGGCCGACCACAGCCGGTCGGGTCAAGCGCGTGCTGGTCGACGTGGGCGACAGGGTGAGGGCCGGCCAGTTGCTGGCAGAAATGGATCCGGTGGATCTGGATGCGCGGGTTGGCTCGTCGGCTGCGGCGGCGGCCCGCGCCCAAAGTGCGGTGGCGACAGCGCAGGCCCAGGTGCGCGATGCGCAGAGCCGCCAGGCCTTGGCCGCCGGTGAGGCGCGGCGCTACATCGACCTCGGAAAACAGAACTTCATTAGCCCGAGCGTCGTGGAGGGCAAGCTGCAGCAACAACAATCGGCCGATGCCCAGCTGGTCGCCGCCCGATCGGTTCAGACGAGCGCCCGGCAGGACGTGAGCCGTCTGGAGGCCGAGCGTGAGGGGGCGCGACAGCAACGCGGGAATATCCGCCTGGAGGCACCGATTGACGGGGTGGTGACATCACGCGATGCGGAGCCGGGCTCCACAGTCGTGGCGGGTCAGGCGGTACTCAAGCTGATCGACCCCGCCAGCCTGTGGGTAACGACGCGGCTGGACCAGAGTCGATCCGCGGGATTGCATGAGGGGCTGCCCGCCGAAATCACGCTGCGGTCCAGCGCGCAAGGGAGCGTGCCTGGCAAGGTAGTGCGGCTTGAGCTCGTCAGCGACAGCGTCACCGAGGAGCGGATTGCGCGGGTGACGTTCGAGAGGCTGCCTGCTGGCGTGTCGACCGGCGAAATGGCCGAGGTTATCGTCCGACTGCCTCCCGTGCGCGACGCGTTGTTGATCCCCAATGCGGCGCTGCGCCAGCGTGGCGCCCGGGCGGGGGTGTGGCTGCATGACGATGGCAAGCTGCGCTTCGTCAGCGTCAAGACGGGCGCTGAAGGCCCGGACGGCATGGTGCAGATCATCGATGGCCTGAAGGCCGGCAACGAGGTGGTGGTCTACAGCGGGCGCGAACTGGAGGCCGGCAGTCGAATCAAGGTCGTGCCCTCGCTGGTCGAGGCTGCAAAGTGA